From the genome of Lotus japonicus ecotype B-129 chromosome 6, LjGifu_v1.2, one region includes:
- the LOC130726111 gene encoding uncharacterized protein LOC130726111, translated as MAKPTTSPTTSFPPIKAEQYSHSPVHYAVATMNHTVLSRIISSLPRLPDPNQIHSESDSLAQERIADQISAVLDRRDVPFRETPLHLAVRLNDLSAARAIATAGADISLQNSAGWNPLQEALCRKASDIAAVLVRLHHRSAWAKWRRRLPRLVAVLRRMRDFYMEISFHFESSVIPFVGKIAPSDTYKIWKRDGNLRADTTLAGFDGLKIQRADQSFLFLGDGDGVHNVPCGSLLVLNRDDKRIFDAFENAVGPMSDSDAAGFCAQTSVYRPGMDVTRAELVGRTNWRRQEKTESVGEWKAKVYEMHNVLFSFRSRKVVAGGESDVAGSEQVLPLELDEDEDGFLVAENPSFGIPVGDCDKRRHSSFVREDREWVPQGRKSVDMPPRRSTSAAVRMAPAPAQPQPPPATKDKEYLKSLRPSVWLTEQFPLKTEELLPLLDILANKVKAVRRMRELLTTKFPPGTFPVKVAIPVVPTVRVVITFTKFVELQPVEQFYTPLSSPRHLLSVDDDHQEPESRHRSSFSASSMSWLRRNNSQSGSKQQHQLDSDPFAIPAGYAWTTSGDDSSGKLKKSKSMRRSK; from the exons ATGGCGAAGCCAACCACTTCTCCGACGACGTCGTTTCCACCGATCAAGGCTGAGCAATACTCACACAGCCCAGTTCACTACGCCGTAGCAACAATGAACCACACCGTGCTTTCTAGAATCATCTCCTCTCTTCCCCGTTTACCCGACCCGAATCAAATCCACTCCGAATCCGATTCACTCGCTCAGGAACGAATCGCCGACCAAATCTCCGCCGTGCTCGACCGCCGCGATGTTCCGTTCCGGGAGACTCCTCTCCATCTTGCTGTCCGCCTCAACGACCTCTCCGCCGCACGCGCGATTGCTACTGCCGGAGCTGACATCTCGCTGCAGAATTCCGCTGGATGGAACCCCTTGCAGGAAGCGCTCTGCCGTAAGGCGTCTGATATCGCTGCTGTGCTTGTTCGCCTCCACCACCGCTCTGCCTGGGCGAAATGGCGCCGCCGTCTTCCTCGTCTGGTAGCCGTGCTGCGACGCATGCGGGATTTCTACATGGAGATCAGCTTTCATTTTGAAAGCTCTGTTATCCCCTTCGTCGGGAAGATCGCGCCGTCGGACACCTACAAAATCTGGAAGCGTGACGGAAACCTCCGCGCTGACACCACACTCGCGGGGTTTGATGGTCTCAAGATCCAGCGCGCTGATCAGAGCTTTCTCTTCCTCGGTGACGGCGACGGCGTTCACAACGTCCCATGCGGATCGCTGCTGGTGCTCAACCGCGACGACAAGAGAATCTTCGATGCGTTCGAGAATGCAGTAGGTCCGATGAGCGATTCCGATGCGGCGGGGTTCTGCGCCCAGACGAGTGTTTACCGGCCGGGAATGGACGTGACGAGGGCGGAGCTGGTGGGAAGGACGAATTGGAGGAGGCAAGAGAAGACGGAGAGTGTAGGGGAGTGGAAGGCCAAGGTGTACGAAATGCACAACGTTCTGTTCAGTTTCCGGTCACGGAAAGTCGTAGCCGGCGGGGAATCTGACGTGGCGGGGAGCGAGCAGGTGCTGCCGTTGGAACTCGATGAAGACGAAGACGGTTTTCTGGTGGCGGAGAATCCCAGCTTTGGAATTCCGGTGGGTGATTGCGACAAGAGAAGACACAGTAGCTTCGTTCGAGAAGATAGGGAGTGGGTCCCACAGGGGAGAAAAAGCGTGGACATGCCGCCAAGAAGGTCTACTTCAGCAGCGGTTAGAATGGCACCGGCACCGGCGCAACCGCAACCACCGCCGGCGACGAAGGACAAGGAGTATCTTAAAAGCTTGAGGCCGTCAGTGTGGCTGACGGAACAGTTCCCTTTGAAGACGGAGGAACTTCTGCCGTTACTGGACATTCTGGCTAACAAGGTGAAAGCAGTGAGGAGGATGAGGGAGTTGCTCACCACCAAGTTCCCGCCGGGAACTTTTCCGGTTAAG GTGGCTATCCCGGTGGTCCCTACGGTGAGGGTGGTGATCACATTCACCAAGTTTGTGGAGCTGCAACCTGTGGAGCAATTCTACACGCCGTTATCAAGTCCCAGGCATTTGCTCAGTGTAGATGATGATCATCAGGAACCAGAAAGCCGACACCGTTCTTCATTCTCAGCCTCATCCATGTCTTGGCTGAGACGAAATAACAGCCAATCAGGGAGTAAGCAGCAGCATCAATTGGATTCAGATCCGTTTGCTATTCCTGCTGGGTATGCTTGGACTACTAGTGGGGATGATAGCTCCGGGAAATTGAAAAAGTCCAAGTCTATGAGAAGATCCAAGTGA